A genomic window from Daphnia carinata strain CSIRO-1 chromosome 9, CSIRO_AGI_Dcar_HiC_V3, whole genome shotgun sequence includes:
- the LOC130688380 gene encoding uncharacterized protein LOC130688380, protein MMGYGLFLIICSLFFVSFHDCVSDTEIASERFVDSFSVVDLPETWAKNSEPISHKELPVEQTKPRRIKRSSWSLPRNTSARMILDIIMPVVPLNNTFSALTLDLIYRFVLPTYSQLNTLYSTLGRLDTNELDGDSDRSNVIDFEFFEEQRANNERRSIYQHVQGLFENFGFDGQTCLLRAICEMAEAPLVHQGLVGKLIDLIFTPSLLEVPKSMEPYLSSNRIRRDVTNIPELEVLHKPVDDDYTDAYRAGKEGKCWTRYYTCPVSIFKLVNLF, encoded by the exons ATGATGGGCTACGGCTTGTTCCTCATAATTTGTAGCTTATTCTTCGTTTCGTTCCATGATTGTGTCTCTGATACAGAAATAGCAAGTGAACGATTTGTTGACAGTTTTTCAGTTGTTGATTTACCTGAAACCTGGGCCAAAAACAGCGAACCGATTAGCCATAAAGAACTCCCAGTTGAGCAGACGAAACCGCGACGGATTAAGAGGTCCTCCTGGAGTTTACCACGCAATACAAGTGCTAGGATGATTTTAGATATTATTATGCCAGTTGTCCCCCTGAATAATACTTTCAG CGCCTTGACTCTAGATTTGATTTATCGTTTCGTCTTGCCTACCTACTCCCAACTCAACACACTCTACAGCACGCTAGGTCGATTGGATACTAATGAGTTGGATGGAGACAGTGATCGAAGTAATGTCATAGATTTCGAATTCTTTGAAGAACAACGAGCAAACAATGAAAGACGCAGTATCTATCAGCATGTCCAAGGCCTCTTTGAAAA TTTTGGATTTGACGGGCAAACTTGTCTCTTACGAGCCATATGCGAAATGGCTGAAGCTCCGTTAGTCCATCAAGGGCTTGTAGGAAAACTCATTGATCTGATATTCAC GCCAAGTTTGCTGGAAGTACCGAAATCAATGGAGCCGTACCTCAGCAGCAACCGCATACGAAGAGACGTTACCAATATTCCGGAATTAGAAGTTCTCCACAAACCAGTCGACGACGATTATACAGATGCTTATCGCGCCggtaaagaaggaaaatgctGGACTCGTTACTACACTTGCCCAGTATCTATTTTTAAACTcgtaaatttgttttaa
- the LOC130688376 gene encoding uncharacterized protein LOC130688376, which produces MRKLFVIHWTCLATILVSYYIVNTDSIAVSQPGHLHRHQKRSVLSLPRGVLKFTGEFIVPVLSLINQTNSYLWFNFPTTWPLPNNNNLNTLYNSFGRLKEKGIEVDEDFVDEQRANQDRRHVYQYIEGFFQNFGVNGTACVQRAICEMAEAPLTSNGLLGKIVELVLTPSLIKMPVKMEPYFGLNRFRRDVHGDAIIEDLDFIAAPVEDEYTDAYSKGKDGLCWSHYASCPINIFKLLDL; this is translated from the exons atgagaaaattatttgtaattcaCTGGACTTGCTTAGCAACAATTTTAGTTAGCTACTACATAGTAAACACCGATTCAATAGCTGTGAGTCAGCCGGGCCATCTGCACCGACATCAGAAGAGATCCGTCCTCTCATTGCCCAGGGGGGTTTTAAAGTTTACAGGAGAGTTCATCGTACCGGTTTTATCGCTCATTAACCAGACAAACTCTTACCTCTGGTTCAACTTTCCCACAACGTGGCCTCtacccaacaacaacaacctcaACACGCTGTACAACAGTTTTGGCCGTCTCAAAGAAAAGGGTATTGAGGTGGACGAAGACTTTGTCGACGAGCAACGAGCCAATCAGGACAGACGGCATGTCTACCAATACATCGAAGGCTTTTTCCAAAa CTTTGGAGTCAATGGAACAGCTTGCGTCCAACGAGCTATTTGCGAAATGGCTGAAGCGCCTCTAACAAGCAACGGACTTTTGGGCAAAATCGTCGAACTTGTTTTAAC gccaagTCTGATCAAAATGCCTGTAAAAATGGAGCCCTACTTCGGACTGAATCGATTCCGACGAGACGTTCACGGCGACGCCATCATAGAGGATCTGGACTTCATCGCGGCACCTGTTGAAGATGAGTACACGGACGCTTATAGCAAAGGAAAAGATGGCTTGTGCTGGAGCCACTACGCAAGTTGCCCAATTAACATATTTAAATTGCTGGATTTgtaa
- the LOC130688363 gene encoding uncharacterized protein LOC130688363 isoform X1, with translation MASFKIALLLGVVALVNACSQAPGTTTTTVTTTVTTVSADDGETGILSAHERSLIRKTWEQARKDGDVPPKILFRFVKAHPEYQQKFTKFANVPKAELMGNGNFLAQAYTILAGLNVVIQSLSSQELLASQLNALGGAHQARGATPIMFEQFGGILEEVLAEELGSGFTAEARQAWKNGLAALVAGIAKNLKKPEDLADPQTKLTPHQIHDVQRSWENIRAGRNAIVSSLFVKLFKETPRIQKFFANFGTVPVDSLPGNAEYEKQVALVADRLDTMISAMDDKLQLLGNVNYMRYTHTARAIPRGPWEDFSRLLLDVLSSKGVSSDDLDSWKGVLTVFVNGISPAKN, from the exons ATGGCTTCTTTCAAGATCGCCCTTCTCCTCGGCGTCGTCGCCTTAGTCAACGCTTGCTCCCAAGCG CCCGGAACCACTACCACCACTGTGACTACCACCGTCACCACCGTTTCAGCCGATGACGGTGAAACTGGCATTCTCTCCGCTCACGAACGCAGCCTCATCCGCAAGACTTGGGAACAGGCCAGGAAGGACGGAGATGTCCCTCCCAAAATTCTCTTCCG CTTCGTCAAGGCCCACCCCGAGTACCAGCAGAAATTCACCAAGTTCGCTAATGTCCCCAAGGCCGAGCTTATGGGCAACGGAAACTTCTTGGCTCAAGCTTACACCATCTTGGCCGGTTTGAACGTCGTCATCCAGTCCCTGTCCAGCCAGGAGCTCTTGGCCAGCCAGTTGAACGCCCTTGGTGGTGCCCATCAAGCCCGCGGAGCTACTCCCATCATGTTCGAG CAATTCGGTGGCATCCTCGAGGAAGTTCTCGCCGAAGAGCTCGGAAGCGGATTCACCGCTGAGGCCAGACAAGCCTGGAAGAACGGACTTGCAGCTTTGGTTGCTGGCATCGCCAAGAACCTCAA GAAACCCGAAGACTTGGCTGATCCCCAGACCAAATTGACCCCCCATCAGATCCATGATGTCCAGAGAAGCTGGGAAAACATCAGGGCTGGCCGCAACGCCATTGTCTCATCTCTCTTCGTCAA gCTCTTCAAGGAAACCCCCCGCATCCAGAAATTCTTCGCCAACTTCGGCACCGTCCCCGTTGACTCTCTGCCCGGCAATGCCGAATACGAGAAACAAGTCGCCCTCGTTGCCGACCGTCTGGACACCATGATCTCGGCTATGGATGACAAGCTGCAGCTTTTGGGTAACGTGAACTACATGAGATACACCCACACCGCCCGTGCTATTCCCCGTGGACCTTGGGAG GACTTCTCTCGCCTGCTTCTTGATGTTCTCAGCTCTAAGGGAGTGTCATCTGATGACTTGGACTCATGGAAGGGCGTTTTGACCGTCTTCGTCAACGGAATTTCACCCGCCAAGAATTAA
- the LOC130688361 gene encoding uncharacterized protein LOC130688361, which translates to MQVLTIALFLGIVATASACASMAAPGTTVTTVTTSVTTVSADEESTGILTANERSLIRKTWDQAKKDGDVAPQVLFRFIKAHPEYQKKFSKFANVPQAELMTNGNFLAQAYTILAGLNVVIQSLSSQELLANQLNALGGAHQPRGITPAMFEEFGVIVEQVLEEELGKGFSAEARQAWKHGIHALVAGVSKTLKNPEDLADPQTKLTPHQIRDVQRSWENIRNSRNAMVSSIFTKLFKETPRVLKHFAKFSSVAVDSLAGHAEYEKQVALVADRLDTIISAMDDKLQLLGNIYYMKYTHLERGISRETFEDFGRLLLDVLGANGVSSDDLDSWKGVLAVFVNGVSPKK; encoded by the exons ATGCAGGTTCTCACCATTGCCCTTTTCCTCGGCATCGTCGCCACAGCTAGCGCATGCGCCTCGATGGCTGCG CCTGGTACTACGGTTACCACTGTTACCACCAGTGTAACCACTGTGTCTGCTGATGAGGAAAGCACCGGCATCCTCACCGCTAACGAGCGCAGCCTCATCCGCAAGACCTGGGACCAGGCCAAAAAGGATGGTGATGTTGCTCCACAGGTTCTTTTCCG CTTCATCAAGGCCCACCCCGAATACCAGAAGAAGTTCAGCAAGTTCGCCAATGTTCCCCAAGCTGAGCTTATGACCAACGGAAACTTCTTGGCTCAGGCCTACACCATCTTGGCTGGTTTGAACGTCGTCATCCAGTCCCTGTCCAGCCAGGAACTTTTGGCCAACCAGTTGAACGCTCTTGGTGGTGCTCACCAGCCCCGCGGTATCACCCCCGCCATGTTCGAG gaattcggTGTTATTGTCGAACAAGTTCTCGAGGAAGAGCTTGGAAAGGGCTTTAGCGCTGAGGCCAGACAAGCCTGGAAACACGGAATTCACGCTTTGGTTGCTGGCGTATCAAAGACCTTGAA GAACCCCGAGGATTTGGCTGATCCTCAGACCAAGTTGACCCCCCACCAGATCCGCGATGTCCAGAGGAGCTGGGAAAACATCAGAAACAGCCGCAACGCCATGGTCTCATCCATCTTTACCAA gCTTTTCAAGGAGACTCCCCGCGTCTTGAAACACTTCGCCAAGTTCTCAAGCGTCGCAGTTGATTCTCTGGCCGGCCATGCTGAATACGAGAAACAGGTTGCTCTCGTCGCTGATCGCCTGGACACCATCATCTCGGCCATGGACGATAAATTGCAACTCTTGGGCAACATCTACTACATGAAATACACCCATCTCGAACGTGGAATTTCTCGCGAAACTTTTGAG GACTTTGGTCGTCTCTTGTTGGACGTTTTGGGTGCTAACGGTGTCTCCTCTGACGATTTGGACTCATGGAAGGGCGTCTTGGCCGTCTTCGTTAATGGAGTCTCCCCAAAGAAATAG
- the LOC130688363 gene encoding uncharacterized protein LOC130688363 isoform X2 encodes MASFKIALLLGVIAFANACSQAPGTTTTTVTTTVTTVSADDGETGILSAHERSLIRKTWEQARKDGDVPPKILFRFVKAHPEYQQKFTKFANVPKAELMGNGNFLAQAYTILAGLNVVIQSLSSQELLASQLNALGGAHQARGATPIMFEQFGGILEEVLAEELGSGFTAEARQAWKNGLAALVAGIAKNLKKPEDLADPQTKLTPHQIHDVQRSWENIRAGRNAIVSSLFVKLFKETPRIQKFFANFGTVPVDSLPGNAEYEKQVALVADRLDTMISAMDDKLQLLGNVNYMRYTHTARAIPRGPWEDFSRLLLDVLSSKGVSSDDLDSWKGVLTVFVNGISPAKN; translated from the exons ATGGCTTCTTTCAAGATCGCCCTTCTCCTCGGCGTCATCGCCTTTGCCAACGCTTGCTCCCAAGCG CCCGGAACCACTACCACCACTGTGACTACCACCGTCACCACCGTTTCAGCCGATGACGGTGAAACTGGCATTCTCTCCGCTCACGAACGCAGCCTCATCCGCAAGACTTGGGAACAGGCCAGGAAGGACGGAGATGTCCCTCCCAAAATTCTCTTCCG CTTCGTCAAGGCCCACCCCGAGTACCAGCAGAAATTCACCAAGTTCGCTAATGTCCCCAAGGCCGAGCTTATGGGCAACGGAAACTTCTTGGCTCAAGCTTACACCATCTTGGCCGGTTTGAACGTCGTCATCCAGTCCCTGTCCAGCCAGGAGCTCTTGGCCAGCCAGTTGAACGCCCTTGGTGGTGCCCATCAAGCCCGCGGAGCTACTCCCATCATGTTCGAG CAATTCGGTGGCATCCTCGAGGAAGTTCTCGCCGAAGAGCTCGGAAGCGGATTCACCGCTGAGGCCAGACAAGCCTGGAAGAACGGACTTGCAGCTTTGGTTGCTGGCATCGCCAAGAACCTCAA GAAACCCGAAGACTTGGCTGATCCCCAGACCAAATTGACCCCCCATCAGATCCATGATGTCCAGAGAAGCTGGGAAAACATCAGGGCTGGCCGCAACGCCATTGTCTCATCTCTCTTCGTCAA gCTCTTCAAGGAAACCCCCCGCATCCAGAAATTCTTCGCCAACTTCGGCACCGTCCCCGTTGACTCTCTGCCCGGCAATGCCGAATACGAGAAACAAGTCGCCCTCGTTGCCGACCGTCTGGACACCATGATCTCGGCTATGGATGACAAGCTGCAGCTTTTGGGTAACGTGAACTACATGAGATACACCCACACCGCCCGTGCTATTCCCCGTGGACCTTGGGAG GACTTCTCTCGCCTGCTTCTTGATGTTCTCAGCTCTAAGGGAGTGTCATCTGATGACTTGGACTCATGGAAGGGCGTTTTGACCGTCTTCGTCAACGGAATTTCACCCGCCAAGAATTAA
- the LOC130688372 gene encoding cytoplasmic phosphatidylinositol transfer protein 1-like, with protein MLIKEFRIPMPISVSEYKVGQLYMIAKHSNEQSAEGEGVEVVANHPHEDIEHGAGQYTEKRIYLFSRLPQWIRSLIPKVFYITEKAWNYYPRTITEYTCSFLPRFVINVKTCYEDNAGTHENALSLDESQLSAREVDFIDIAYDDINPKHYKAEEDLRTWHSEITGRGPLTPDWMKSDLKPIMCSYKLVSVCFEVWGLQTRVEDYVQRVIREILLVGHRQAVAWLDQWFNMTEEDVRKYEKEMHSVTNEKVLHHQSNVAALPTSPDAVSDLPEEVTPTRRSWFSWS; from the exons ATGCTTATCAAAGAGTTTCGTATACCCATGCCCATTAGTGTCTCAGAG TATAAAGTTGGGCAGTTATATATGATAGCGAAGCATAGTAATGAACAGTCTGCTGAAGGAGAAGGAGTTGAAGTTGTGGCTAACCATCCCCATGAAGATATTGAACATGGAGCAGGACAgtacacagaaaaaaggatATACCTCTTCAG tcGTCTTCCTCAGTGGATTAGATCACTCATACCAAAAGTATTCTATATAACAGAAAAAGCATGGAACTACTATCCCCGCACTATAACAGAATACACA TGCTCTTTCCTCCCCAGGTTTGTCATCAATGTCAAAACGTGTTATGAAGACAATGCAGGAACTCATGAAAAC GCTTTAAGTCTAGATGAAAGCCAACTCAGTGCTCGAGAAGTGGACTTCATCGATATCGCTTATGATGATATCAACCCTAAGCATTACAAAGCGGAAGAAGATTTGAGAACATGGCATTCGGAGATAACTGGAAGAGGCCCCTTGACGCCAGATTGGATGAAAAGCGATCTGAAACCAATTATGTGCTCGTACAAGTTAGTTTCAGTTTGTTTCGAAGTCTGGGGCCTTCAGACACGAGTGGAAGACTATGTCCAACGCGTAATCCGGGAAATCTTACTAGTTGGCCATCGGCAAGCCGTGGCTTGGCTGGATCAATGGTTCAACATGACGGAAGAGGACGTCCGGAAATACGAGAAGGAAATGCATAGCGTTACAAATGAGAAGGTACTACATCACCAAAGCAATGTTGCCGCTTTACCGACTTCACCAGATGCAGTTTCCGACTTGCCAGAAGAGGTTACGCCAACCAGACGTAGTTGGTTTAGTTGGTCATAG
- the LOC130688354 gene encoding LOW QUALITY PROTEIN: beta-mannosidase-like (The sequence of the model RefSeq protein was modified relative to this genomic sequence to represent the inferred CDS: inserted 1 base in 1 codon), giving the protein MEALKMQQLLLPLVLLSFTAAFELIDLSTAKGYVWNAALPNKSIQVPGTVPGSIYTDLEKGGIFTGGPLLFRFNDLDYRWVSYEDWDYSLTFQVSSTVASYSAVDFVFYGVDTVADIELNGSPLGVTNNMFVRYKYDVKNILKTDSPNELVVRFKSPVKYAQDRYDEQAVAYPVLPTCLDPAYQGECHANHIRKMQSSFSWDWGPXFPTVGLWHEVKIEAYNSVSLRDFWVGFERDETLQQWKVDIKIHCETPDSGVDHSGIFTITISDGEQVIHTLVEQTTLNGDVNREVSSSLFTFNVPFTQIEQWMPNGWGQQKLYDIKFEFQEGDETVTLQDRIGFRTVELVEDDLTVGRSYYFRVNGEPVFLKGSNWIPSAVLPELITEQYLRELLTASKAAHMNAMRIWGGGIYEFTEFYRIADELGILIWHDMMYACSMYPANDLFLETVSTEIRQQVRRISRHPSVLIWAGNNENEAALRQNWYGTASNFEIYKADYIKLYVDTIKTIVNEEDPSRPFTVSSPSNGKRSEEEGYVSQNPGMEEYGDVHYYNYFGNMWNWETYLKPRMATEYGFQALPSVHAWTTAANPIGQDDDWHYDGQLLFTRQHHPGGNDELVLQVEGQLGKARVTTPEQQFLDMIYLTQMHQAEAIKIESEHYRRLQYLDFDGLGHCMGSLYWQLQDIWQGPSWASIEYGGRWKPLHHFATKFFAPLSFMLWIRDGNVAVYPHDYRNGADMVPGILLIKLQSWSQINPVVIERLPNVNGLSSLEWQKPLDSWLSDNGCSRQTCFLTATYEDPQTGRLLAPDSYLYPSNFTAITNLVKANVQVTGVGEVYQSESSWVIDVSLSTDYPAAFVWLDTITDRKGRFSDNGFLMPTATKTVSFLSPEPITDSKAFLEDLKVAHLAEIIR; this is encoded by the exons ATGGAAGCTTTAAAAATGCAACAATTACTTTTACCTCTTGTTTTACTCTCTTTTACTGCAGCATTTGAACTGATTGACCTGTCAACTGCTAAAGGCTACGTTTGGAATGCTGCCCTGCCTAATAAAA gcATACAAGTTCCCGGAACTGTTCCAGGAAGCATCTATACTGATCTGGAAAAGGGGGGCATATTCACCGGTGGGCCGTTACTGTTTCGTTTCAACGATTTAGACTATCGCTGGGTCTCGTATGAAGATTGGGATTACTCTCTCACTTTCCAAG TGTCATCAACTGTTGCATCGTATTCGGCTGTTGACTTCGTTTTCTATGG TGTTGATACAGTAGCAGACATTGAACTGAATGGATCACCACTTGGTGTTACTAACAACATGTTTGTTCGTTACAAGTACGACGTCAAAAATATCCTCAAG ACTGACAGTCCCAACGAGCTTGTTGTACGTTTCAAGTCGCCCGTTAAGTACGCCCAAGATCGATACGACGAACAAGCAGTCGCCTACCCCGTTTTACCGACATGCCTTGATCCAGCCTATCAAGGGGAGTGCCACGCTAATCACATCAG GAAGATGCAGTCGTCTTTCAGCTGGGATTGGGGAC GCTTTCCCACTGTCGGATTATG gcaTGAAGTCAAGATAGAAGCTTACAACAGCGTTTCCCTTCGTGACTTTTGGGTCGGATTCGAACGAGACGAAACGCTACAACAATGGAAAGTTGACATCAAAATTCACTGCGAGACTCCTGATTCCGGTGTCGATCACAGTGGAATATTCACAATTACCATCTCTGACGGCGAACAAGTCATCCATACACTTGTAGAACAAACTACTTTAAATGGAGACGTCAACAGAGAAGTTTCCTCGTCCCTCTTCACTTTTAATGTTCCCTTCACGCAG ATTGAGCAATGGATGCCCAACGGTTGGGGCCAGCAAAAACTTTATGAtattaaatttgaatttcaagaaGGCGACGAAACAGTGACACTGCAAGATCGAATCGGCTTTCGAACTGTTGAATTGGTTGAGGATGATCTGACAG tCGGCAGAAGTTATTATTTTCGCGTCAATGGTGAGCCCGTCTTCCTGAAAGGATCCAATTGGATTCCGTCTGCTGTTCTTCCCGAGTTAATTACAGAACAATATTTACGAGAACTGTTGACAGCATCTAAGGCAGCACATATGAATGCTATGCGGATCTGGGGTGGTGGTATTTATGAATTCACCGAATTTTACAGG ATTGCAGATGAATTAGGTATACTTATCTGGCATGACATGATGTACGCCTGTTCCATGTATCCAGCAAATGACCTATTTCTGGAAACTGTTTCGACTGAAATTCGCCAGCAAGTTAGACGCATATCACGACATCCATCTGTACTCATTTGGGCTggaaataatgaaaatgagGCTGCACTTCGACAGAACTG gTATGGAACAGCGAGCAATTTCGAAATATATAAGGCTGATTACATTAAGCTTTACGTCGACACAATCAAGACGATTGTTAATGAAGAAGATCCTTCCCGCCCGTTCACCGTTTCTTCACCATCTAACGGCAAACGTAGCGAAGAAGAAGGCTACGTCTCTCAAAACCCAGGAATGGAAGAATACGGCGATG tGCACTATTACAACTATTTTGGAAATATGTGGAATTGGGAAACATATCTAAAGCCCAGAATGGCCACTGAATACGGTTTCCAGGCTTTGCCCTCTGTACATGCGTGGACAACAGCCGCTAATCCCATTG GGCAAGACGATGATTGGCATTATGACGGACAGCTTTTGTTCACTAGGCAACATCACCCAGGCGGCAACGATGAACTAGTTTTGCAAGTAGAAGGACAACTTGGAAAGGCCAGAGTAACTACGCCTGAGCAACAGTTCCTCGACATGATCTATCTGACGCAAATGCATCAAGCGGAAGCTATCAAGATCGAATCGGAACATTATAGAAGGTTGCAATACTTGGATTTTGACGGACTTGGACATTGCATGGGCTCACTCTATTGGCAACTGCAAGACATTTGGCAAGGACCTTCTTGGGCATCTATCG AATATGGTGGACGTTGGAAGCCATTACATCATTTCGCCACAAAATTCTTTGCTCCGCTCTCTTTCATGCTGTGGATCCGTGATGGAAATGTCGCAGTTTATCCGCACGACTATCGTAATGGAGCCGATATGGTGCCCGGCATTCTTCTTATTAAACTCCAATCTTGGTCACAAATCAACCCAGTCGTCATCGAAAGGCTTCCTAAT GTGAACGGACTTTCGTCGTTGGAGTGGCAAAAACCACTCGATTCTTGGCTGTCCGATAATGGATGTTCAAGACAAACATGTTTCTTAACAGCCACGTACGAAGACCCTCAAACAGGCCGTCTACTAGCGCCTGATAGTTACCTTTACCCTAGTAATTTCACCGCCATCACTAACTTGGTTAAAGCCAATGTTCAA GTGACAGGCGTAGGCGAGGTTTACCAAAGCGAGTCATCTTGGGTAATTGATGTGTCGTTATCGACCGACTATCCTGCGGCTTTTGTCTGGCTTGATACCATTACAGATCGCAAAGGTCGATTCTCGGACAATGGATTCCTAATGCCTACGGCCACCAAAACTGTTTCTTTCCTGTCACCGGAACCCATTACGGACTCGAAAGCCTTCCTTGAAGACCTTAAAGTTGCTCATCTCGCTGAAATCATCCGTTAA